The genomic DNA ACCTCCCAAAGCTCTGGGTTGATTGGACCAGGCCTCATCTCCACCTTTGGTGAACCAGAGCACAGCTCTGCCTAATGGGAATTGCTAGACTAGGTCAGACTACTGGTCCGAGTCCAACATACTGCCTTCAGCAGTGGCTAGTGCCAGCTGCTTCAAAGGATGGCACAAGAAATTCTGGAATAGAGAACGTTATGTGAACTTCCACAGGAGAGGTTCTCCCTAGCCCCAGATAGCAGGCTGTTGCTTCTATAGCCATAATGTTACTATTCATATTATTTATTGGAGAGATCCAGGTCCGATACAGtttgaatcctgctaaactcTGGCTTCAGCATCCTCTGGCAGCGAGTGTTACAGGCTAGCTACTGTCAGCGTAAGGTGCAGATGGATTTACCGTTCCGTCTGGCTTTGAAAACGGGACAGAGCTGTGTTATAATCCCCAGTACGTTATATTTCATACCCTGCACTGAACAGGTCAGACAGGCTGTCCAATGGTCCCGGCACTGAGAGTTTCCGCTATAGCTCTTGTGGAAGTGATCCTGTTCAGCCCAATTAGCTGCTATAACCAGCGGGGCAGATCCCAAAGCTTGGCATGATCTATATCTTTTCCCCCTGCATCAGCAACACTTTCATGTTCCCAGGGCAAAAAAGCTGCTTCAGTAACATGGAGTCTGAGCCTTGGCCTGAAGGGACCTGACCCATATCGGAGGAGCAGTTCAGTAACGCGGCACCAAGTCTGCTAGGTTGGCTGTCCCTTAAGTGGGCTGGGATGAACAGCCGCACAAGAGGAACTCAATGGCAACACCAAGAGCACGTTCTCCTTGGAATGGGCATCGTCGCACCAGCCACAATAGTGGGCTGAGGTGTGAGCTGGGACACCCGGCAGTAAAACGGAACAGGCGCAGGCCACCCCATTGCTGTAGGGCTGCTGCCATGAAGGGGGGCAATGTTAGACTGCACAGGAAGCTCACAGAAACGACTATGCATTCAGGGACACCGTGCCCCTCTGCTAATTTGGCAGGTCCCAATTTCCCCTCTGGCAGCCCACCTGAGTGACAGGCAGTGTGGCAGGCTCTGGACTGCGTCACTGAATTGCTCCTTCTCAGACATGGGTCAGGTCCCTTCAGAGCAAGCGAGGCAGGGATGGCGAGGAGATGGCTACTAGGCAGATTTCACCCCCGCAACATCTCCACCCGGCAGTCTCTCAGCCAGCCCTGGGCCTCCCTCGGGACACAGAAGAGGTCTAGTTCATTCCAAGGACCCTATATAAAGTTATTGCAGGGCCAGGCAGAGCTTTGGGTCGAGTGCTTTAGCCAACAGGCCTGCATCTTCTCCCCAGGTTTCCACAGGCTTTTCCTGCCAGCCGGGCAGAGGGTCCGAATCCAGGGCTTTTACTAAGGGACTAACGTAACAATTCTCAGCACAACATTTCAACTAACAAaacatgcagaaaaaaaaaacccgctTAGGGAAATCAATGCCCCGATCCTGTACACCATCCCATTCCTGGCCTTTGTTGCCTGTCCTAGGCATGCGGTATGTTTATCCCATGTACACCTGTCCGCCATGCAGAATAGTTTTGGAAACAATATTTAAGCCCTGGCTCTGAGGTTTGTTAACGGGACACAGAAGCTTTCACCTCTGTGACCCATTTCATCCCAGATCAGGTCAGCACAGACTGAAGGTCGCCACCCTCTGATGGCTGTTCTGCTGCCTGCATGAGAGGAGTTGCTGGTCTCAATAGAGAGACATTCATATCTCAGAGCCACATATGGCACCTTTTGGGGGAAGGCTCAGGGCAGTGAACAGAGTGCAGTGCCCTTTCATCCTTGAAGAAGGCCTTAAAGGTGGAGGGGACCTGAACCAGGATGGCATGGCTTGTTTTGCCCCAAAGCACATAGGCCATCTCTAATATCTTCTCCTGCACCACCGCTGTCTACTTTCCATCCTCTCCCACTGCCCCTGCGCAAAGGTTTAAGGGCACCAGCACTCACCTAGGTCTTCGTACTTTTTACAGGTCTTGCTGAGGTTGACAGAGGTGCAGACCTTTTCAATATCATTCCAGCGGCTCCTTCCACTGATTGCTGTCTGCAGAGACCAGGCACAAGTCAGAGAGACGGGTCACATTCCACCCTGATATTGCTCTGCTCATCTCTGACCTTCTGGCTGACATAGCTAGAGAACTGGATTTACACTGAGCTGGATGGTCCTGGTACCTTTAGCTAAATGTACTTGCTGCGTACTCACATTACCAGATGCCCAAGCTTCCCATCCATTCCAATAGTAGGTTAACACTCGATAGCTAAACAGGGTGCTGAATCGGCAACAACAAAAGGAGTGGTATAAGCAGGCGGAGATTGTTCTCAGGAGTTTTACTACTTTAGTACGGAAATCTACCAGCATGAAATAAGAGCCAGTATTTCTATAGGGCCTACCATACTTCCTGCTTACTTGGAGGCCACCATTGGTTATGCCAATAAATGAAGCAGAAAGTAGAGGAGAGGGAGCCAAAGTGCTTTCAGCTCATTTAGGCTGTGATCCAGCAAGGCATTTAAGTCCACAGTTAACTGTAAGCACCAGACTAGATCATTGAAGCCAACTCATGGGCTTTAATGTCAAGCAAGGGTCAAAGTAATTTGCTGGATCTATTGAAATGCAGCAAACACTATTAGTATTTGCCAAGTGCCAGAAGAGTACAAACTGCAACTATCCTTCAGAAATTCAGAGCCTCACATATCACCTTACTTTGGTTTCTTTCGGTCTCACATGAGGTTCCTTTCATATTCCAGAAACAAACACATGGAGGAGATGAGAGTGAGATATGAGCAGCGATTGGTAATTAATTTTTCCTCTTGGGGATTAAACTCTTGTCATTTAAATAGCCACCAATCCCATTCAGAAAGGGCCCAACAAGGAGAATCAATTAACTCAAAGAATTCCCCTTATCAGGCAACATGGCCATAAAGAACCTCTCTGCATTGCAAGTAGAAGAATATGTGGAGACCTGGTTACAGCACAGACTCTCCAGGGCTGCACCACAGCTCAGTATTAAGTTTAAAGTCCTGTCTACACTTCAAAATGTATTCATGTTGTAACCAGGTTCCCTGACATGATAGCCTGTCAGATCTCCCTCTCCATGCACGACCTATACCTGAAGGCAAACCCCCCCACGATGCACTTGGTTGTTCAGCAATATGGTATGAGGGACTCCTTCCCTACTCTGCAGAGAGGAAAGATCAGCTTCCACTCTGAATCACAAGATATTCTCCCTATCCTCCCTCAACGGATATTAACACACTCtcctaatcatagaaatgtagggctggaagggacctcaagaggtcatctcgtCCATCCTCCaatgctgaggcaggacaaaagctagaccatcccagacaggtatttgtccaacctgtttgtaaaaacctccagtgatgaggattccacagtctccctaggGAACCTGCTCCAGTGCTTAAAGTTAGaaatttttcttaatatctaacctaaatctcccttgctgcaaatgaTGCCAATCATGTCTTGTCCTGCCcttggtggacatggagaacatttGAGCAATTTCTCTTTGTTGTCTTTAGAACAGCactttgaagactgttatcaggttccccctcagctttgtcttcttcagactaaacatgcccattgTAGCTCTCAGTTGTGTTTATTTCTCTCTCCACTTAAAGAGATTTCCTTCATATACCCTACTAAAATCTCTGACTCAGTGGAGGTCAACACAATGCTGAAGAAGTTCCTGCAGCCTCTGTCCCCATGGGACTACCACCCAGTTACCTTGCTATGGACGATTTGTAGTGTTAGAGGGATTGCTTCTCTGTCGCCGTCGATTCCCAGCCTTTTGCTGCCTGGACCTTTGTAATACAAAAAGAAGCTAAAGTCACACAACAGCCTTTTCTCTCCCTGCCCTTCAATACATGTTCACACCAATCTCTCCCACCTTAGGAAAAGCTTCCCCGTTTCTGAGGAGTTCAGCTTCTCGCTCTCTCTCAAGTCATGCGTCCTGCTGACAGCAGAACAAGTGGCCTTAGAGTACCTCAGCTTGCTACAAAGCAGAATGGGGCATCACTACAGATGGATGAACAAGTTCAGAGGAAAGACCAGCCATTCCTCCCGCTGCGTGTGGTGGTTTAGTTGATAAAGACTGCTGCCTATTAAGGACAGAGCTAACACCACCAAATACTTTACTTCAGACCGTCATCAGGACTCGAACCCTGGTCTTATGGGGCTCCACTATTCCATCCCAAGCCAGACATCCATTCCCACTTCCAGAAATCATTTCTGTGTCAAAACATGCTGTTCAGTATACCCAGGACAGCCAAGCAATGTCAAGGGGATCAGTGTTAACCTGTTTGTTATACTGAATCAAACGCCTTCCACTTGTTTTGTTGGAATGTGACAGAGGAGCAAAAAGGAAAATTACAGTTCGCTTAAAAGCTGCTTCACATGACTAAGCTAATGGGGGATTTTCAGCATAAATCACAATAAGTAGCCAGAGACCTCTccacagaatgaaaaaaaattaaattaaattagcaGGAGCTGTTGGGTAAGTGTTGTGTCTTGGGGAAAATACAAAGCTGTAAAGGGCTGGTTTACCAGCTGGGCttcctttttggggggggggggcatattTTGTACCAATCATAAATTGGGCTTTAAATTTTGTGCCTGAAGTTCACTGATGCTTTTTCCAGACAAAATTATTGCAGGTGCAAAAGGGTGGGTGCAAAACTGCATCATCGAAACCCAGTTCAAAACTATGCCCTAACTGTTTAAAGATGAAAATTGTTGATGGGTTTCACTATTGAAGCATAACGTGGTTAAATCCATAGTTATGGGGATATGGCCAACCAGTTAAATGGAGAGAACTTTGTAAGTTTTGCTTGGAGACAGTAAGAGGAAGTTAGGGCACAGAAAAGGAATCAgtgccaaaagaaaaaaacaaattaataatGTGTTCGCTTGCAGTATATAATTTAGCCACTAGAGTCTGTGTGTGCTGCACAGAGCTCCAAACAGAATGTGGTCTCTGGTAAACAAGTGAGACAAAATTGGAACTGAAGCTGTGTGGATGCTTGCGTGTGTGTCCGTGGTTGTAGCTGTTTTCTATTAAATaatatttcctgttttaaaagATCTATGAATCTATCCGTTTCTTTCCTTTGCCTAATTAAGTCTTACGAGACTATAACCAAGAGATTTTATAACTGAAGTATCAAGACAGAAAAAGAAACTGTGAgtaaagaccaaaaaaaaaaaaacaaaaaggaagtgcTGGCTTCCAAGACACTGTACTGTGCCAGGACCTGACGAAGGGGAAAGGACCTGTTTTTAGCTATGCTAAAATAAATTAACTTTGGATCAAGGGGAAAGTTACAAAAAACTTCTTTGAGAAACAGAAATCGTAAAGACTGTTACAGAAGGGAAAATGTAGGTTTCTTGATGCTTTAGTTTCCAGGTTTGTAAAAATCCCTTTCTACATCCCAGCTCACTGACCACAGAGTTTATTGGAGAAACACTCTCCCCAGCCACCTGCAATCCAACCCAAATGTGAATCCGATTTCTCTGTGCAGTTCATCTGGGTTTTTCTAGCTCCCCTAAGGAGCTGGTTATTAAGCGTTCACCATCAAATCTATTTGTGCCCCAATTTCTAAAGCTGCCATTGTTTCACTACAGAACCTGTAATGCATGAGACTTTAGGAAAGCAAGGAAATACGTGTGTCCAGATCTGATACCTACCCGACGCCCTGATGGCCCGTGTGGCAGCGGAGTGGCCCAGTTCGAGGGAGTGAATGAAGACCTCAGTCGTCTTCTCACCACCAGTGAAGGTtagctgttgggggagggggagaagagagagatgcGCAATGAATGCGCTGCACAATGAGGGAGCCGGGCATATTCCTAATAGCATAATGCCTTCAAATGAAGCAGTGCAAGGAGAGAGAACCCCTCAAGCTACAAAATCCTAGCAGGACAAGTCACAGCAACCTGATAGCAGCATTCCTACTCTCAGAAATGCTTGCTACCATTACTACCTATGTATTCATCCCACACTCATCACCTTGTTATCAGAGCACAGGATGACAAGAACCTTCCTCTCAATCTCTACATGTTGGACAGAGCAGGCTTTGGGGAACAGGCTCATGGCAGGGATTTCAGAAGGCAAAGCGTGTGTGTAATTGTTAGCACTGGTAAGAGCCACATATATATGGGGAAAGGAAGACAAGTTAGCTGAGAAGTTGTTCACGGGACATCCATCCTCTCTTAGGGACCAGGATATCGGGAGAGAGCAGTGGGGAGGTTGGAGACTTTATGGTGTGATCTGAACTATGCTTCAAGCCATCCCCAGGgatctgagaaccactgcattctACAATGGCAGCAACTCAGTTTCTCTGGAGGTCGCTGTTGGTTAACAGGTGCTCCTGAAATAGCTTTAtcacccagaagcctcctacacCAGCTCTATCACCAGGATCAGCAGGGGCATCAGTCCATCATGAGCCATTAGCTAATGCAGGAAGGGGCAATTGTATACCAGGCTCTACCATGGTGATAAAGCAGAAGGAGATGGACTTGACTAATGGAAGCACACAGGGGCATGCACAAGGGGGGTGCGAGCAGGGGCACCTCTGCCCCCCCAAATCTCTGTGTGTTCCTGAAGCCCGGTGAGGGAGGAAGCAACAGGGCGGCTGCTGGCTgagctcctcctccccacacccctacAGCTGCAGcttctgcttccctgctgctggagtcccacGCAttgcctctgcctccagcccctgaCTCAACTCAGTGGGCATCTGCAGAgcaggcagcagcgctgggactcccgcaacagggaaggagaagcagcaggctgcagctgtaggggtgggggcaaggaccctGCAGCCAGCTGCCTGGCTGCTTCCTCCTTGCTGGGGTTGGAGGGAATGGAGAGTTCCTCCTGCAGGGGGAGCTGCTGATGCCTCCTCACTGCTGGGCATCCTGCCAGAGGCGTCCCGAGAAACAGTGTGTGGGGAGGCGGGGCAGGTCACATGAACctttcatttgtgtgtgtttaacgtgcccctccaaaagcattcaaatttaaattcctgcacaCGCCCCTGGAAGCATAGGTGCGGGGAGAAACTGGCCAAACCCTTGAGCATCATGGACGTATCAGTCCTGAGGAAACCTTTGCCTCGCAGAGGATGGTACTGGAGTCCTTAGTTGACCTATGTAAAGACAGAAGTTCTCACAAAGCCCAGTGCAAGGTGGGATGGAAAGGCCCAGTCCTGCATACCTCTGTCTGGTAGAGCTGCAGCAGCACCGGGCGAGCGGCGAACCGGCAGTAGTAAAGCACCATGTCAGCCAAGatgggcagctgctccctggacTCCTCTGTAGGCTCCACCTCGGGTTTGGCAGATTGCTGGCATAGGCACAAGGAGGTGAAATGAAAACCCGCTCTGTACCTGCTGTTCAGCAAAGGGCTGGGAGGTCGTCGGTGCTGGGGAAAGGTGCTAGAGTCGCAGCCCTGGAGACTAAAACCCTTTGAGCAGATGCAGCGGCTGGGCGAGTTCCCCCCCAGACATACCTCCACCCCACCTTGCTGGGACCAGGTCAGCCTCCTTGGCCTCTCCGCTGAGAATGGCGCCCAGGGGATGACCAATGTGGGAAGTAACAGCAAGAACACAATTTGCGACCCAGAGTTTCCCCCAATGTCTCCCTATTGGCCAGTTAGTCTCCTAATGCACAGTCTCCTGTGCATTATCCTGTGAACAGACTCACAGAAGAGGCAGAGCAACAGGGTGGGTCAGGCTGGAACCAACCGCTCCCCAGAGGCTGGCAATGTTCACCCCCAGGAGAGCCTCAAGCTGACTCCCAACCTGGATCTCACAGGACAGCTCAAAACTAGACCCATCCTGGAGCAGACCATTGGCCCAGCTGATGGTCGATACTCCAGATGAAGGGAAgagacacccccccaccctcGCCCCATGTCAACACCCGGAAAGGGACAGTGGAGTAATGACCCAAAGCCAAGCTCATTTCCTCCTGAGCTCCCGGACATACCTGACACAGGACATCCGTGGGCAAGTTAATCAGCCCGAAAACATTGCGTTCGTACCATGGGTCCAACATCCCAATGTAGTGGGAGATGTCGTTGGTGCTGCTTTGTGCCCCAGCTGAGCTGGACTCCTGAAACCAGACAGACAGTCACTCAGgggatgtctacattgcaaacaaacacctgcagctggcccacgtCAGCTGATTGTGGTGCATGGGGCTCAGGCTAttgggctgtttaactgtggcgtagacgttcaggctcaggttggagcccagATTCTGGGACCTCGGGAGGCGGGATGGTCCCAGAGCTcagcagttaaacagccctgtagcccgagcccaagtcagcggacatgggccagccacaggtgttcagttgcggtgtagacataccctcacagaCCAGTTTATTTCACTTATTTCACTTACTGCGGGTGGATTTTGAGCTGGCAGAAGATATTGCACTAATGGCCATCGAGAAGGCAGGCTGCCTACAGAACAGCTAGGGACAGGAAaagcttccctccctgccccaaccctgccagCCTCAGGTGCCCTTGGCCTGTTCAgtacttggcctctctgctgagttaGCCATGAGGAGAACCAGTGAGGACCAAGTGTGGCGCTGCTTGTGAGATGCAGGCAGGTCTCTACACTAGGAGCTGGTCCGACAGCAGGCACAGCACATACCGTTTGTCCTGAGGCTCTCAGGTGAGGCTCtcctggagaaggaggaggatgtgTCAGTGGTGCATATGAGGTAAGGCAGCTCCTCTTCACTGGGATGTAGAAAAACTGCAACTTGAAGTACCTTGTCAGTAACGGGCAATCAATTTCTTGTAGTCTAGAacggggaagggaaggagagaactGCAGAGAGCCCATTGTGTTAGCACGAACGAGGTGTGGCTAGTGTCAGGTATGTAAGGCACGCGCGTGATCCCTACCCACACACAAACAGTTGTGTGCAGAGTGAGGAAACAGCGCAGAAGCAGCCCAACTCTTTACTTAGCTcataagctctctggggcagggaccggcCTTCTGTCAGATGTTCACACAGTGCATCACACGAGGAGATCTGCACAACACCACAGTACAAGGCACTGCCGCGTGCACCACGAAGGGACAGCACTGAGTGTGATGAAGGGAACGTCACTAGGCCTCAGTCCTGGAGGCTAACAGTGGGACCCCAATCCCTCATCATTGCCTCACAGCACAGTCTGCACTGGAGTACAGCCAGGGGATCTGGACCTACCTTTCATGGATATTAACAGAGCTACATCCATTGACACCATCAGAGGCCTGGCCCTTGGACTCCGTAAAGTGACGTGCGGTGGGAGGGCTGGGTAAATGCACACAAGGAATGGGAGCCAGGTTCCTCTGGCGCCATCCCACTCACCTAAGGTTCCTGTATGCCCGGGCCACTTTCCCTGAGATGCGGTCTGACCCAAAGACCACGACGCGCAGCGTGGAGATCTTGGTGTCCTCGTCGTAGCTCAGGAAGGGCCTGCGCTGGATGCACACGTTCGGCGTTGCATGGGGCTGCGGGAGCCGCTGACTCAGCACGTGCTGGGGCAAGGAAAGAGCCCTCCGGGAGCGCGCTGGGATACGGTGCTTGGCCTCCGGGTTGCACAGGCTCTCGGCCCGGCGCAGAGGCAGGGAGAGCAAACCAGTGTCGGGATAGTCCCTTACGTCTCTCCGCAAGACCAGATGGCTTTTGCTCTTGAACAGCTTGCAGATTTTGCTGGCCAGTCTCTGCCTCTGCTTGTGAACAGTTATCTCCTCTTTCAGGTCTGGCCTCCCCACCAGATCGAGAGAGCTTTCGTCGCTGTCTTCGACATAGCCACTGTCCATGCAGTCCTTGAGGCTAGACACAAAGGACTTCAAGGACCTTCTGGAGACCACCGACAGCTCCGAAATGGAGTCCTTGGAAGTGGTGAAGAGAGACATCCGCGAATGCTTCGACGCCTCCTCTGATAACTCCGAGTATACAGAGTCCTTGGAAACTGCCGAAATGGAGGAAAGGAGTGAGTCTCTTTGTGGAGAGCAGCCATCTG from Gopherus flavomarginatus isolate rGopFla2 chromosome 12, rGopFla2.mat.asm, whole genome shotgun sequence includes the following:
- the PIK3R5 gene encoding phosphoinositide 3-kinase regulatory subunit 5, with amino-acid sequence MQHTTCTEDRIHHALERCLHGLSRSTASSTTWTAGLCLNCWSLQELVSRDAGNYLILLEKILQKTKEVQETGNYDLLTPLALLFYSAALCTPHFPPDSDLLLKAISTYHTFLTWPMPYCNIYRELLTFISDELKAPGISYQRLVRAEQGLSMKSCQSSTITVLLLNPSEVQSEYLSVAKKMSTMEHTQHSTFVMLIGHIYQATFGTKCDLGSLQNILKSKTLEELSEIHSHTTEAQELAVVTSDPVAAREQLKSMLQDIAAESGFPNITGVAQSHKLHNVPIPVARCYTYSWDKDNFDILRDILDKECDVLKPVLLEDEEEEETETDGCSPQRDSLLSSISAVSKDSVYSELSEEASKHSRMSLFTTSKDSISELSVVSRRSLKSFVSSLKDCMDSGYVEDSDESSLDLVGRPDLKEEITVHKQRQRLASKICKLFKSKSHLVLRRDVRDYPDTGLLSLPLRRAESLCNPEAKHRIPARSRRALSLPQHVLSQRLPQPHATPNVCIQRRPFLSYDEDTKISTLRVVVFGSDRISGKVARAYRNLRLQEIDCPLLTRYFKLQFFYIPVKRSCLTSYAPLTHPPPSPGEPHLRASGQTESSSAGAQSSTNDISHYIGMLDPWYERNVFGLINLPTDVLCQQSAKPEVEPTEESREQLPILADMVLYYCRFAARPVLLQLYQTELTFTGGEKTTEVFIHSLELGHSAATRAIRASGPGSKRLGIDGDREAIPLTLQIVHSKTAISGRSRWNDIEKVCTSVNLSKTCKKYEDLDLKTECLTLTITEVVKRQNSKSKKSFNQQISVSQIKADKVQIIGVNCSFAVCLDQDEQKILQSVTRCEVSACYKPRDGEPCTLRTSPLDHLPQDQPELCSLLCLPIATFSGALP